From a single Daphnia pulex isolate KAP4 chromosome 2, ASM2113471v1 genomic region:
- the LOC124189017 gene encoding probable palmitoyltransferase ZDHHC24, translating to MLPFRDRVIPKIVSELVALGFVLFIIPAIYIFELAVVLPAVYDGKKEFDTFWLYFHSACGTFVMFNVVGNLIGVILVDTSAKHIIVDTSKADASKGWHLCSVCETISPPRSWHCSQCNTCILKREHHCGFTGCCVGYNNFRFFYLFLANLFFATIYATYFNHYYIWSQVIAFEWSHIIRIVMPLTILFFGIDTSMTQLYFFYYSITMIGCCFSGVLLYQQSYLAFFNQTSWERNKGTNDHDCGVMHNIRDALGHRWYLIWLCPFLQSPLPHEGIQWMTREQISLEGEKNK from the exons ATGTTACCGTTTCGCGATCGCGTAATTCCCAAAATTGTGTCAGAGCTAGTCGCTTTAGGATTCGTTCTATTCATAATACCAGCTATTTACATATTTGAGCTTGCGGTAGTTCTGCCGGCCGTGtacgatggaaaaaaagaattcgacACGTTTTGGCTTTATTTTCACTCAGCTTGCGGAACTTTTGTGATGTTCAATGTAGTTGGAAATCTAATTGGAGTCATATTGGTAGATACCAGTGCCAAGCATATTATTGTTGATACATCCAAG GCTGATGCATCTAAAGGATGGCATTTGTGTTCAGTTTGTGAGACTATATCACCCCCGAGGTCATGGCATTGTAGTCAGTGTAATACCTGCATTCTAAAGCGTGAG CATCATTGTGGCTTTACTGGGTGCTGTGTTGGTTATAACAACTTCagatttttctatctttttttggcaaatcTCTTCTTTGCAACCATATATGCAACCTACTTTAATCACTATTATATCTGGTCTCAAGTAATTGCATTTGAGTGGTCTCACATAATTCGTATTGTCATGCCACTtacaattctcttttttggaaTTGATACCTCAATGACACAGTTGTACTTTTTCTACTATTCTATAACAATGATTGGTTGCTGTTTTAGTGGTGTATTGCTGTATCAGCAAAGTTATCTAGCCTTTTTCAATCAAACCTCTTGGGAGCGTAACAAAGGCACCAATGATCACGACTGTGGCGTAATGCACAACATCCGCGATGCTCTTGGACATCGATGGTACCTTATTTGGCTTTGTCCCTTCTTGCAGTCTCCACTGCCACATGAAGGTATCCAATGGATGACCCGGGAACAAATTTCActggaaggagaaaaaaataaatga
- the LOC124189018 gene encoding transport and Golgi organization protein 11-like isoform X2, with protein sequence MGSHGYNNAHDDLYENSAFTAEMSSKMQVPKRISVLGGTDEDDKIGMGSYSTRYSSKSDSKYEMKVPERILVVGQDQHVGMKAPPHELVLENSILSMNNYPPIRVRTPPRSITVDAAPNSLDHEEDFESDDDNNQTDPEFNKQEMVLIADKNSSAMMLSDPPQLTLSASQLTEEVFVLRQQIGRLHRRMAGFEREQQQRQQRDALAVSIGAVYLVWKVILWLTRSS encoded by the exons ATGGGTAGTCACGGGTATAACAACGCGCACGATGATTTATATGAAAACTCTGCTTTTACTGCAGAAATGAGTAGCAAAATGCAGGTCCCCAAACGCATTAGTGTTCTTGGTG GAACCGATGAAGATGATAAAATCGGCATGGGAAGCTATAGCACAAGATATTCCTCCAAATCAGATTccaaatatgaaatgaaagtGCCAGAAAGGATCCTTGTTGTTG GACAAGATCAGCATGTTGGGATGAAAGCACCTCCTCATGAGCttgttttggaaaattctATTCTATCTATGAACAACTACCCTCCCATTCGTGTTCGG ACTCCACCAAGATCTATTACTGTTGATGCTGCACCTAACAGCTTGGATCATGAAGAAGATTTTGAAagtgatgatgataataaccAAACTGATCCTGAATTTAACAAACAAGAGATGGTGTTGATTGCTGACAAAAATAGCTCAGCAATGATGTTATCAGATCCACCTCAACTTACCCTGTCAGCCTCTCAACTGACTGAAGAAGTCTTTGTATTGAGGCAGCAGATTGGGCGTCTACACCGACGTATGGCAGGCTTTGAAagggaacaacaacaaaggcaaCAGCGCGATGCTCTCGCGGTCTCTATAGGAGCAGTGTATCTTGTTTGGAAAGTCATTTTGTGGCTAACTCGTTCTTcgtaa
- the LOC124189018 gene encoding transport and Golgi organization protein 11-like isoform X1 encodes MGSHVYNNVRDLYENYAFTEEMSSRMQVPKRIIFSGGTNEDEELSMESNSTSYSSEDESQYETQVPERILVVGTDEDDKIGMGSYSTRYSSKSDSKYEMKVPERILVVGQDQHVGMKAPPHELVLENSILSMNNYPPIRVRTPPRSITVDAAPNSLDHEEDFESDDDNNQTDPEFNKQEMVLIADKNSSAMMLSDPPQLTLSASQLTEEVFVLRQQIGRLHRRMAGFEREQQQRQQRDALAVSIGAVYLVWKVILWLTRSS; translated from the exons ATGGGTAGTCACGTGTATAACAACGTCCGCGATTTATATGAAAACTATGCTTTTACTGAAGAAATGAGTAGCAGAATGCAGGTCCCCAAACGGATTATTTTTTCTGGTG GAACCAATGAAGATGAGGAACTCAGCATGGAAAGCAATAGCACAAGTTATTCTTCCGAAGACGAATCACAATATGAAACGCAAGTGCCAGAAAGGATCCTTGTCGTCG GAACCGATGAAGATGATAAAATCGGCATGGGAAGCTATAGCACAAGATATTCCTCCAAATCAGATTccaaatatgaaatgaaagtGCCAGAAAGGATCCTTGTTGTTG GACAAGATCAGCATGTTGGGATGAAAGCACCTCCTCATGAGCttgttttggaaaattctATTCTATCTATGAACAACTACCCTCCCATTCGTGTTCGG ACTCCACCAAGATCTATTACTGTTGATGCTGCACCTAACAGCTTGGATCATGAAGAAGATTTTGAAagtgatgatgataataaccAAACTGATCCTGAATTTAACAAACAAGAGATGGTGTTGATTGCTGACAAAAATAGCTCAGCAATGATGTTATCAGATCCACCTCAACTTACCCTGTCAGCCTCTCAACTGACTGAAGAAGTCTTTGTATTGAGGCAGCAGATTGGGCGTCTACACCGACGTATGGCAGGCTTTGAAagggaacaacaacaaaggcaaCAGCGCGATGCTCTCGCGGTCTCTATAGGAGCAGTGTATCTTGTTTGGAAAGTCATTTTGTGGCTAACTCGTTCTTcgtaa
- the LOC124189016 gene encoding lysosomal thioesterase PPT2-A-like: MGFRCVTVVCLLYFFVTNVSTKIPKSTSVYKPVVIVHGIWDKKTSLDFMADRIRQAHPGTNVTVVDLLHGTSSLAPMWDQVEAFGAVARQISMENPEGIHLLCYSQGGLVCRGMIETFPDLNVATFVSLSSPQGGQYGDSFLRLIFHKAVKKTVHRIFYTSPGQRYSVANYWNDPHHQAGYIKSSKYLPYIDNIIPTARNNDYKINFLRLKKLILIGGPDDGVITPWQSSHFGFFTEDESVENMENRDIYTQDLFGLKSLQNKTKIYTIDGVYHHEWHQNISVIDNCIIPHLD; the protein is encoded by the exons ATGGGTTTTCGATGTGTCACCGTCGTgtgtttgttatattttttcgttacCAATGTAAGCACAAAGATTCCAAAAAGTACGTCGGTTTATAAGCCTGTCGTTATCGTGCATGGAATTTGGGACAAGAAAACATCTTTAGATTTTATGGCTGATCGCATTCGTCAG GCTCATCCAGGAACGAACGTTACTGTTGTGGATCTATTACATGGAACGTCGTCTCTCGCTCCg ATGTGGGACCAGGTTGAAGCATTTGGAGCCGTCGCCAGACAAATAAGTATGGAAAATCCTGAAGGGATTCATCTGCTCTGCTACTCACAAG GAGGCCTTGTTTGCCGTGGGATGATTGAAACTTTTCCGGATTTGAATGTGGCAACATTTGTTTCTCTTAGTTCGCCTCAGGGCGGCCAGTACGGTG ATTCTTTCCTGCGATTGATTTTTCACAAAGCCGTTAAAAAAACAGTTCATCGAATATTTTACACTTCTCCTGGGCAACGTTATTCGGTGGCAAATTATTGGAACGATCCACATCATCAGGCCGGATACATAAAAAGTTCAAAATATTTGCCATATATTGACAACATAATTCCGACAGCTAGAAACAACgactataaaataaattttcttcggctgaagaaacttattttaattGGCGGACCAGATGATGGCGTTATTACCCCTTGGCAGTCCAG tcattttggatttttcacgGAAGATGAAAGTGtggaaaatatggaaaatcgtgatatctaCACACAGGATCTATTTGGATTAAAGTCgcttcaaaataaaaccaaaatttacaCAATTGACGGTGTATATCACCACGAGTGGCATCAGAACATTTCTGTTATTGATAATTGTATAATTCCTCACTTGGACTAA